In Passer domesticus isolate bPasDom1 chromosome 12, bPasDom1.hap1, whole genome shotgun sequence, the following proteins share a genomic window:
- the DDX28 gene encoding LOW QUALITY PROTEIN: probable ATP-dependent RNA helicase DDX28 (The sequence of the model RefSeq protein was modified relative to this genomic sequence to represent the inferred CDS: inserted 3 bases in 2 codons): MLPAXSGSSPSEGPRAAPAGAPQGRGRSRGGGAGKAFSRWRKKAKEGSGTARRTHPPRLALPRLRGAGRTGASARFRRHRAAPQPHVXAAMALGRAGPALALPLLLLPRRPAGSGAAAAGSPQPPGAVVRVPWALRQRLQRGAQRRRREQGQAAPPRSGKLLLRSRRPELSQPRWQTVGRWEQPPLVSAGWKHRKAYGDYFQLEPSQQAAPALQAPPAEAGQGPTFAELGLQPALLAGLERLSISRPTAVQRLAIPALRRGRSALCAAETGSGKTLAYLLPLLERLLGRPEAAAAAEAAGPAAPRGLVVLPSRELTAQAGAVAAALGAPAGLAVRGLTGGGAAGGLRRQLRAPPPGPAVLLGTPGALREALRRRFLALERLRWMVLDEADSLMDESFTELLEEILAYAPLAAGAPGPAGPDEERMQVVVVGATFPAGLSETLAKFTDVDRFVTLSTQSLHRLPPHVQQKFVRLKGRDKLPELLQLLKERPASGGAVLIFCNSASTVNWLGYILDDHKIKHLRLQGQMSAAARAGIFASFQKGDVSVLICTDLASRGLDTSSVQLVVNYDFPDTLQDYLHRAGRVGRVGSKAPGAVVSFVTHRWDVDLVRKIETAARKRTGLPGMDSINKPSPKGG, encoded by the exons ATGCTCCCCGC CTCGGGCTCCTCACCGAGCGAggggccccgcgccgcccctgCCGGAGCCCCTCAGGGCCGCGGCCGCTCCCGCGGTGGCGGCGCGGGGAAAGCCTTCAGCCGGTGGCGGAAAAAGGCGAAAGAAGGGAGCGGCACCGCCCGCCGCACTCACCCTCCTCGCTTGGCTCTGCCGCGGCTCCGCGGGGCGGGGAGAACCGGGGCCAGCGCCCGTTTCAGGCGTCATCGGGCAGCGCCACAGCCCCACG GGGCCGCGATGGCGCtcggcagggccgggccggcgcTCGCCctcccgctgctgctgctgccgcggcggccggcgggcagcggggcagcggcggcaggGAGTCCGCAGCCCCCCGGGGCCGTGGTGCGCGTCCCCTGGGCCCTGCGGCAGCGCCTGCAGCGGGGCGCGCAGCGCCGGCGGCGCGAGCAGGGGCAGGCGGCGCCGCCGCGCTCCgggaagctgctgctgaggagccGGCGGCCGGAGCTGAGCCAGCCCCGCTGGCAGACGGTGGGGCGCTGGGAGCAGCCGCCGCTGGTGTCGGCGGGCTGGAAGCACCGGAAGGCGTACGGGGATTACTTCCAGCTGGAGCCCTCGCAGCAGGCCGCTCCCGCTTTGCAGGCGCCGCCGGCTGAGGCGGGACAGGGCCCGACCTTCgccgagctggggctgcagccggCGCTGCTGGCCGGCCTGGAGCGGCTCTCCATCAGCCGGCCCACGGCCGTGCAGCGCCTCGCCATCCCCGCGCTGCGCCGCGGCCGCAGCGCGCTGTGCGCCGCCGAGACGGGCAGCGGGAAGACTCTGGCGTACCTGCTGCCGCTGCTGGAGCGCCTGCTCGGCCGCcccgaggcggcggcggcggcggaggcggcggggccggcggcgcccCGCGGGCTGGTGGTGCTGCCGTCGCGGGAGCTGACGGCGCAGGCGGGCGCGGTGGCGGCGGCGCTGGGCGCGCCCGCGGGGCTGGCGGTGCGCGGCCTCacgggcggcggcgcggcgggcgggctgCGGAGGCAGCTGCGGGCgccgccgccgggccccgccgtgCTGCTGGGCACCCCCGGCGCGCTGCGGGAGGCGCTGCGGCGCCGCTTCCTGGCCCTGGAGAGGCTGCGCTGGATGGTGCTGGACGAGGCGGACTCGCTGATGGACGAGTCCTTCacggagctgctggaggagatcCTGGCATACGCGCCCCTGGCCGCCGGCGCTCCCGGACCAGCCGGTCCCGACGAGGAGAGGATGCAGGTGGTGGTGGTCGGAGCCACCTTCCCCGCGGGGCTCAGCGAGACGCTGGCGAAGTTCACTGACGTAGACCGGTTTGTCACCCTCAGCACCCAGAGCCTGCACCGGCTGCCGCCTCACGTCCAGCAGAAGTTTGTCCGCCTCAAAGGCCGGGACAAGCTGCCCgaactgctgcagctgctcaagGAGCGCCCGGCATCTGGCGGGGCTGTTCTCATCTTCTGCAACAGTGCCAGCACCGTCAACTGGCTGGGCTATATCCTGGACGACCACAAAATCAAGCATCTGAGGCTGCAGGGGCAGATGTCAGCAGCTGCTAGAGCTGGCATCTTTGCCTCTTTCCAGAAGGGTGACGTGTCTGTCCTCATCTGCACTGACCTTGCCTCGCGCGGGCTGGACACCAGCAGTGTGCAGCTGGTGGTCAACTATGACTTCCCAGACACCCTGCAGGACTACCTGCACCGGGCCGGGAGAGTTGGCCGGGTTGGGAGCAAGGCACCTGGAGCTGTGGTTAGTTTTGTCACCCATCGGTGGGACGTGGACCTGGTACGGAAAATAGAGACTGCAGCCCGGAAAAGGACAGGTCTCCCAGGAATGGACTCTATTAATAAACCTTCACCTAAAGGAGGTTGA